The following are encoded together in the Brevinematales bacterium genome:
- a CDS encoding HAMP domain-containing histidine kinase, with amino-acid sequence MKIRIQYKIFFLFVLIIAPLIGAIYLGINKLFIDNFTAYLNSRVERSVEIIENALDNMQSIDIQFIKAFGTIAELNRALENQEILIFPYILEKYRPDYGFDCLQLYAVNGEIQAEAGKSFQFESPGFLKSFGKTGAFSGIVERGGKVYFLASAYSMNKQSAVVGKTLFDDKIADRLSKMIDAQILVYSGGNLIASSLINSAEGTNFITSAENLEIQFDSVTNRMIRHDEGTGLSVALFPLRDYQDKIIGTVVLGTSSAWLLASQKQQQGLIFQIVIIGIVFAMVLAFIFARGITNPLRKMTFWADKVSEGDLDYTVEIRANDEVRDLSRAFSMMIGSLKQSFDKINKQNIELKKLDQLKSDLISNVSHELRTPITTIFGSVEFLLSGEIEGDPESVREFYGSIFNDIRVLKKIVDNFIMISVIDKDEYYVKKIDLKSFLTDIREQMAGIELAAWSDERGVKVEIPALKTLGKKSVTLETDETYLRHILFELMHNAIIYNKENGSVKLDIEIGDKDLSFIVEDTGIGIAKGESAKIFERFYRVESERTYSVSGIGLGLAVVKMICDRLKIRITVESEPGKGTLMRISGIKYSG; translated from the coding sequence GTGAAAATAAGGATACAGTATAAAATCTTCTTTCTCTTCGTTTTAATTATCGCGCCGCTGATCGGGGCGATTTATCTGGGCATCAATAAATTGTTTATAGATAACTTCACGGCTTATCTCAATAGCCGGGTCGAGCGGTCGGTTGAAATTATCGAGAACGCGCTCGATAATATGCAGTCGATCGATATCCAGTTCATCAAGGCGTTCGGTACGATCGCGGAGTTAAACCGCGCGCTGGAAAACCAGGAAATCCTGATATTTCCCTATATCCTCGAAAAATACCGCCCCGATTACGGGTTCGACTGTCTCCAGTTGTACGCCGTGAACGGTGAAATTCAGGCTGAGGCGGGAAAGAGTTTTCAATTCGAGTCGCCGGGGTTTCTAAAAAGTTTCGGGAAGACGGGCGCGTTTTCGGGGATTGTCGAACGCGGCGGGAAGGTGTATTTCCTCGCGAGCGCGTACAGTATGAACAAACAATCCGCCGTAGTCGGGAAAACCCTTTTTGACGATAAGATCGCCGACCGCTTATCGAAGATGATCGACGCGCAGATACTCGTCTATTCCGGCGGCAACCTGATCGCTTCCTCGTTAATCAATTCCGCGGAGGGCACGAACTTTATCACGAGCGCGGAGAACCTTGAAATACAGTTTGATTCAGTGACGAACAGGATGATCCGGCACGACGAGGGGACGGGGTTATCGGTCGCGCTGTTCCCGCTGAGGGATTACCAGGATAAAATAATCGGGACAGTGGTGCTGGGGACGTCGTCGGCATGGCTGCTCGCCTCACAGAAACAGCAGCAGGGGCTGATTTTCCAAATTGTCATTATAGGTATCGTATTCGCAATGGTGCTGGCGTTTATTTTCGCGAGGGGCATCACCAATCCGCTGCGAAAAATGACCTTCTGGGCGGATAAGGTCAGCGAGGGCGACCTCGATTATACGGTAGAGATACGCGCTAACGACGAAGTGCGCGACCTTTCCCGCGCGTTCTCGATGATGATCGGCAGCCTGAAGCAGAGCTTCGATAAGATTAATAAGCAGAATATCGAATTGAAGAAATTGGATCAATTGAAGAGCGACCTGATATCGAACGTATCGCATGAACTGCGCACCCCGATCACGACTATCTTCGGATCGGTCGAATTCCTGCTATCCGGGGAGATTGAGGGCGACCCGGAATCGGTACGGGAGTTCTACGGCTCCATTTTTAACGATATCCGCGTCCTCAAGAAAATCGTCGATAATTTCATCATGATATCGGTAATCGATAAGGACGAGTATTATGTTAAAAAGATCGACCTGAAATCTTTCCTGACGGATATCCGCGAACAGATGGCGGGAATCGAGCTGGCGGCTTGGTCGGACGAACGCGGGGTGAAGGTGGAAATTCCCGCCCTGAAGACGCTGGGTAAAAAGAGCGTCACTTTAGAAACCGACGAAACCTACCTCCGGCATATCCTCTTCGAACTCATGCATAACGCCATCATCTATAACAAGGAAAACGGAAGCGTGAAGCTGGATATCGAAATAGGCGATAAGGACTTGTCGTTCATCGTCGAGGATACCGGGATAGGCATAGCCAAGGGAGAATCGGCGAAGATATTCGAGCGTTTCTACCGG
- a CDS encoding response regulator, with amino-acid sequence MKKVLAVDDKPNIIMLIKSKLKANGFEVITAYNGTTALELAFSEKPDLILLDIMMPNMDGFEVFQKLKENDGTKDVPVVFLTASGQRSDESRAMEMGAKYFLTKPFSPNHLLEIVNKALSQK; translated from the coding sequence ATGAAGAAAGTATTAGCTGTGGACGACAAACCTAATATCATCATGCTGATAAAATCCAAATTGAAGGCGAACGGGTTCGAGGTGATAACCGCCTATAACGGGACGACCGCGCTCGAATTGGCGTTTTCTGAAAAGCCCGATTTGATATTACTGGATATTATGATGCCGAATATGGACGGGTTCGAGGTATTCCAGAAGCTGAAAGAAAACGACGGCACGAAGGACGTCCCCGTGGTGTTCCTGACCGCATCGGGACAGCGTTCGGACGAAAGCCGCGCGATGGAGATGGGGGCTAAGTACTTTTTAACTAAACCGTTCTCGCCCAATCACCTGCTGGAAATCGTGAATAAGGCGCTTAGCCAGAAATAG
- a CDS encoding SpoIIE family protein phosphatase, producing MPKNNKKVSILHLLIGHTAVAVYIRLGLLAVFVLLWYFGNQYLNSLKKEMLQPRTVTFELPFPDDIEGRLDINTAGDYEEYTIESVYLSGFFCDWDARSPKYKMTQVSSNKWEAQIPVDYGDNQYKFVVYFTADSPQSQIWTYDKNAPQNVDDQFGGMNSIIHVFNVEEFSFLFNFIVIGFVVVILIYTVLQPLLIVVLRLKLSFGLKLIIMVFLVALLSNTVLIYYNLRQKTEMSKYWMRESVNLLHLMLLGNCVNFDQLDAPGTIERIHVEIQKTFWLARARIEKDKVSSTQLMFQNFMIVDTNFNYIYGSSRFENEAIIKAQIEQGLATSFQDWLYRFNFQGIIDYARENPDEAKKGIFMALPIAGDEYFRPLLNLGLFSYDFLLYPIMVDNDIKGYYAAGFYPVIINDEMQKNLFSNLILLAISMLFFLILSLNIGGFISKYLNQLIEWTKHIIHGNFDVEKKIETHDEIEVLAKNFDVLRLTVGSNLRDLKLINEVTAVLNTINQIDDLYAVFLYFITANFGLGYNRAAIFLIDNEQLIGHYAIGMLDTGEVEKTFGSMDNYRNYKIEMQEFIANYKNFISRTESEFYRRLREFRIPKSEPSVLWNIIQRNCFLYVSHTAGQEFEADRRIRDSLKLEDYLLMPIFKGQEVIGVLLTDNIFHARTIKDHDINQLQILLNDFAANLENTYTILNLEKLVLDRTAELHQINEDLKRKDRVISTDLNIAKRIQQSLLPKKTDRMGGLAIDTRYMPMSEVGGDYFDITEIKDGLYRVFIADATGHGVQAALITMLIKGEYDKMKMVIDNPGELIELINNGFMLDSRHLSFFFTCVVADINIRENKVTYASAGHPTQYIFSDSTAINMKPTGKVAGIIEGTPYQSVECAFNPGDKMVLFSDGLFEEFNSEGEELSEERMGEILFGFRDKSPKELNDAAIDEMNNFIGGMEMNDDLTMLCISFDKKIS from the coding sequence ATGCCGAAAAATAACAAAAAAGTATCCATCCTTCACCTACTCATTGGCCATACGGCGGTCGCGGTATATATCCGTCTCGGCCTGCTCGCGGTGTTTGTCCTTCTATGGTATTTCGGTAACCAGTACCTGAACTCCTTGAAGAAGGAGATGCTCCAACCGCGAACCGTGACATTCGAACTGCCGTTCCCGGACGACATAGAGGGACGACTCGATATCAACACCGCCGGGGACTATGAGGAATACACGATTGAGAGCGTATACCTGTCGGGGTTCTTCTGCGACTGGGACGCGCGAAGCCCTAAATATAAGATGACGCAGGTCTCGTCGAATAAGTGGGAAGCGCAGATACCGGTCGATTATGGGGACAACCAGTATAAATTTGTCGTGTATTTCACGGCCGATTCCCCGCAGTCCCAAATCTGGACATACGATAAGAACGCCCCGCAGAATGTGGACGACCAGTTCGGCGGGATGAATTCCATCATCCATGTTTTTAATGTCGAGGAATTCTCCTTTCTTTTTAATTTTATCGTCATCGGTTTCGTGGTGGTCATCCTTATCTATACCGTACTCCAGCCTCTCCTGATAGTCGTACTCCGGCTGAAACTCTCCTTCGGGCTGAAACTGATCATCATGGTATTCCTCGTGGCGTTATTATCGAATACCGTGCTGATCTATTATAACCTCCGTCAGAAGACCGAGATGTCGAAATACTGGATGCGCGAGAGCGTCAATCTCCTTCATCTCATGCTTCTGGGAAATTGCGTCAACTTCGATCAACTGGATGCTCCCGGAACTATCGAAAGAATACATGTAGAGATACAGAAAACATTTTGGCTTGCCAGAGCCAGGATTGAAAAAGACAAGGTCTCCAGTACTCAGCTGATGTTCCAGAATTTTATGATCGTGGATACTAATTTTAACTATATTTACGGATCGTCGCGTTTTGAAAACGAAGCGATAATAAAAGCTCAGATAGAACAAGGACTTGCCACCAGTTTCCAGGACTGGCTATACCGGTTTAATTTCCAGGGAATAATCGATTATGCGAGGGAGAATCCCGACGAGGCGAAAAAAGGGATTTTTATGGCGCTCCCGATAGCCGGGGACGAATATTTCCGGCCCCTGCTCAATCTGGGCTTATTCAGTTATGACTTCTTACTTTATCCGATTATGGTCGATAACGATATAAAAGGATATTACGCGGCCGGTTTCTATCCGGTCATTATCAACGACGAGATGCAGAAGAATCTTTTCTCCAACCTGATCCTTCTTGCGATATCCATGCTCTTCTTTCTGATTCTTTCCCTTAATATCGGCGGATTTATCAGTAAGTACCTGAACCAGTTGATCGAATGGACGAAACACATCATCCACGGTAACTTCGACGTCGAGAAGAAAATCGAGACGCACGACGAGATCGAGGTGCTCGCGAAGAATTTCGACGTGCTACGGCTGACGGTGGGGAGCAACCTCCGCGACCTCAAGCTGATTAACGAGGTGACCGCAGTTCTGAATACGATCAACCAGATCGACGATCTTTACGCCGTATTCCTGTACTTTATCACCGCGAATTTCGGGCTGGGGTATAACCGCGCGGCGATATTCCTGATCGATAACGAGCAGCTGATCGGGCATTACGCCATCGGTATGCTGGATACCGGCGAGGTCGAAAAAACGTTCGGCAGTATGGACAATTACCGGAATTACAAGATCGAGATGCAGGAATTTATCGCGAACTACAAGAATTTCATATCACGCACGGAGAGCGAATTTTACCGCCGCCTGCGGGAGTTCAGGATACCGAAGTCCGAGCCGTCCGTGCTGTGGAATATTATCCAGCGCAACTGTTTCCTTTATGTATCGCATACCGCCGGGCAGGAGTTCGAGGCCGACCGCCGGATACGGGATTCCCTCAAGCTCGAGGATTATCTCCTGATGCCCATATTTAAAGGGCAGGAAGTGATCGGCGTGCTCCTTACCGATAATATTTTCCATGCCCGCACGATCAAGGATCACGATATCAACCAGCTCCAGATTTTATTGAACGATTTTGCGGCGAATCTGGAAAACACGTACACCATCCTGAATTTGGAGAAACTGGTGCTCGACCGCACCGCCGAACTGCACCAGATCAATGAGGACCTCAAGCGGAAGGACCGGGTGATATCCACCGACCTGAATATCGCGAAACGGATTCAGCAGAGCCTGCTCCCGAAGAAGACCGACCGCATGGGCGGGCTGGCGATCGATACCCGTTATATGCCGATGTCCGAAGTCGGCGGGGATTACTTCGATATCACCGAGATCAAGGACGGGCTCTACAGGGTGTTTATCGCGGACGCTACCGGCCATGGGGTTCAGGCGGCGCTGATAACGATGCTGATCAAAGGGGAATACGACAAGATGAAGATGGTGATCGATAACCCCGGCGAACTGATCGAACTGATCAATAACGGGTTCATGCTGGACAGCCGTCACCTTTCGTTCTTCTTTACCTGTGTGGTGGCGGATATAAATATCAGGGAAAATAAAGTGACATACGCGTCCGCCGGGCATCCCACGCAGTACATATTTTCCGACAGCACGGCCATCAATATGAAACCGACGGGAAAGGTCGCGGGGATTATCGAGGGGACGCCGTATCAGTCGGTCGAGTGCGCATTCAACCCCGGCGATAAAATGGTGCTGTTCTCCGACGGGCTATTCGAGGAGTTTAATTCCGAGGGCGAGGAGCTCAGCGAGGAACGGATGGGTGAGATACTGTTCGGGTTCCGCGATAAATCGCCGAAGGAGTTGAACGACGCCGCGATCGATGAAATGAACAATTTCATCGGCGGAATGGAAATGAACGACGACCTGACAATGCTTTGTATTTCGTTTGATAAAAAAATATCTTGA
- a CDS encoding tetratricopeptide repeat protein, which yields MRKTGLIVLSLLMHLSVSVRLFGANSAAMEYIGKGLNLLKTQPYLAGQELKKAIDSAPQWDYPYILLADLYQKNSLFTEAIHNYEKAVKIGLSQKGLEFQVYSDLGLLYLKTGDFKKAAELLKLASKKKPGKLNELLADLDVMIRAREMITNTPAQAAEILAKLIERHSDWLCLYAMQAEALAAIGDTDGAVKVLKTALQFNPLRNIVLSDGTSAQSKAAFYLIRNPLNNGVWSLTMTLPKGSYSYKYYINYGLSGEKAVLDPGNPQTMEKAPGLIINTLTVNHEWDKKTFAYSTFPTDPLFIGFERKVAEIRLAALTNLYPVPGKYFVNPAVTAKYTTNISFTYYNPNAYAVWAVGTFNQWGKEKNAAGIEEISPKYYWPLQGPGADGVWTLTTTADLNVHDYAFLVDEDHFEKDPVINQGAFKKFTNTQQILSYPKSVIGFDDLYLVDFTFFRKNATTVWIVGDFNYWGGTYFTVKKILPGYYIDMQDPDHDGEWHALVYLTKGKHLFKFVVNGTSWIVDPKQKTDSQNLSSANNLIIVGMESNKQVIKETNKVTVDKDGKEEVGFVYHNPTAQSVWLVGDFNYWGGKTTDMLALSPDYYYVMDGPDQNGDWKTKTKLPVGAYYYKYVVNGKNLLTDKDKPLVKVKLGAAVVYNNVVYIGLEKFPAGQYYGTDKDFGIPTVFKYVSDTADVTNVWVIGDFNIWGGKYLFKDFIDGYYYPMKKSGVSGEWSVTVKLLAGHYQYRYVINGVKEITDKNAPATEKDSYNKSASVVEVGKN from the coding sequence ATGCGTAAAACCGGATTGATTGTCTTATCCCTGCTGATGCACCTGTCTGTAAGTGTCCGCCTTTTCGGGGCGAATTCGGCCGCGATGGAGTATATCGGGAAGGGGCTCAACCTCCTGAAAACCCAGCCGTATCTCGCCGGACAGGAACTTAAAAAAGCGATCGACAGCGCCCCCCAGTGGGACTATCCTTATATCCTTCTCGCGGACTTATATCAGAAAAACTCCCTTTTTACCGAGGCGATCCATAATTATGAAAAAGCCGTTAAAATCGGGCTTTCCCAGAAGGGGCTGGAATTTCAGGTCTATTCCGACCTGGGGCTCCTGTACCTGAAAACGGGGGATTTCAAAAAGGCCGCGGAACTGCTGAAACTAGCCTCCAAGAAAAAGCCCGGCAAGCTCAACGAGCTTCTCGCCGACCTCGACGTCATGATACGCGCGCGGGAAATGATTACCAATACTCCCGCACAGGCGGCGGAGATACTCGCGAAGCTGATCGAACGCCACAGCGACTGGCTGTGCCTCTACGCGATGCAGGCCGAGGCATTGGCGGCGATAGGGGATACCGACGGCGCGGTCAAAGTTTTAAAAACCGCCCTTCAGTTCAATCCGTTACGGAATATCGTGCTTTCCGACGGGACGTCCGCGCAAAGCAAGGCCGCGTTTTATTTAATCCGCAACCCACTGAATAACGGGGTATGGTCGCTGACAATGACCCTGCCCAAGGGGAGTTATTCCTACAAGTATTATATAAATTACGGGCTTTCCGGCGAAAAGGCCGTCCTCGACCCGGGGAATCCTCAAACGATGGAAAAAGCCCCGGGGCTGATAATCAATACGCTTACAGTCAATCACGAATGGGATAAGAAGACGTTCGCATACTCGACATTCCCAACCGACCCGCTTTTTATCGGGTTCGAACGGAAGGTCGCGGAAATCCGCCTCGCGGCGCTGACAAACCTTTACCCGGTTCCGGGAAAGTACTTTGTCAACCCGGCGGTCACTGCGAAATATACCACCAACATCTCGTTTACCTACTATAACCCGAACGCCTACGCGGTATGGGCGGTCGGGACATTCAACCAATGGGGCAAGGAGAAGAATGCCGCGGGTATTGAGGAGATCTCCCCCAAGTATTATTGGCCGCTGCAGGGGCCGGGGGCGGACGGAGTGTGGACGCTGACGACGACCGCCGACCTCAATGTTCACGATTACGCGTTTCTGGTCGACGAGGATCATTTTGAGAAAGACCCTGTCATCAACCAAGGGGCGTTTAAGAAATTTACGAACACCCAGCAGATACTGAGCTATCCCAAGTCGGTCATCGGCTTCGACGATCTATACCTGGTCGATTTTACCTTCTTCAGGAAGAACGCGACTACGGTATGGATTGTGGGCGATTTCAACTATTGGGGCGGCACCTACTTCACGGTGAAAAAAATCCTTCCCGGGTATTATATCGATATGCAGGATCCCGACCACGACGGGGAATGGCATGCTCTGGTATATCTGACAAAGGGAAAACATCTCTTCAAGTTCGTCGTTAACGGTACCTCATGGATAGTCGACCCGAAGCAGAAAACTGACAGCCAGAACCTGAGCTCCGCTAATAATCTCATCATCGTCGGGATGGAAAGCAATAAACAGGTTATCAAGGAAACGAACAAGGTGACGGTCGATAAGGACGGTAAGGAAGAAGTCGGATTTGTCTATCACAACCCCACCGCGCAATCGGTGTGGCTGGTGGGGGATTTTAATTACTGGGGCGGCAAGACCACCGATATGCTGGCGCTCAGCCCGGATTATTACTATGTGATGGACGGCCCTGACCAGAACGGGGACTGGAAAACGAAAACAAAACTCCCGGTGGGCGCGTATTATTATAAGTATGTCGTTAACGGTAAAAATCTGCTGACGGATAAGGATAAACCACTGGTAAAGGTGAAACTGGGGGCGGCGGTAGTTTATAATAATGTGGTCTATATCGGGCTGGAGAAGTTTCCCGCCGGCCAGTATTACGGGACGGACAAGGATTTCGGTATCCCGACTGTGTTTAAATACGTCTCCGATACGGCCGATGTCACCAACGTATGGGTGATCGGGGATTTCAATATCTGGGGCGGGAAGTACCTGTTTAAGGATTTTATCGACGGGTACTATTATCCCATGAAGAAGTCGGGGGTTTCCGGCGAATGGAGCGTAACGGTGAAACTGCTTGCCGGACATTACCAGTACCGGTACGTCATCAACGGGGTAAAGGAAATAACCGATAAAAACGCCCCTGCCACTGAAAAAGACTCTTATAATAAGTCCGCTTCCGTAGTCGAAGTCGGTAAAAATTAG